The Armatimonadia bacterium genome contains a region encoding:
- a CDS encoding NAD(P)-dependent oxidoreductase, producing MSTILVTGASGLIGNALARSLSAKHQVLCMSRQSPGPGLTWIRGEFSAFEDLRHLDKYAIDAVVHLAAVTGGCLERDGILVNVEGTRCLMRYLMDRGCRKFVAASSTAAVGFQSTKFRPLELPMSDEHPCLDRDGYGISKFLMEQVCKYYQRQNEDIDVINFRLSTVIDDEKLPPLRKVGPLGQWAVGSITIMALSDAVRAFTLAVESAHKPGVRVMNATGPLSWVADPVADVLRNWWGNDVDLSYFEQPGHEFDGLFCTDKIEQELGFVAQVLPKR from the coding sequence GTGAGCACGATTCTTGTTACCGGCGCGAGTGGTCTGATCGGGAACGCCCTGGCGCGATCACTATCGGCAAAGCACCAGGTGCTCTGCATGAGCCGCCAAAGTCCCGGCCCCGGACTCACCTGGATCCGCGGTGAGTTCAGCGCCTTTGAGGACCTTCGTCACCTCGACAAGTATGCCATCGACGCCGTCGTGCATCTTGCCGCCGTCACCGGAGGCTGCCTGGAGCGCGACGGAATCCTGGTCAACGTAGAGGGCACGCGCTGCCTGATGCGGTACCTCATGGACCGTGGATGCCGCAAGTTCGTCGCGGCCAGTTCGACCGCCGCAGTGGGCTTCCAGAGCACGAAGTTCCGGCCGCTGGAGTTGCCCATGTCCGACGAACATCCCTGCCTGGACCGCGACGGCTACGGTATCTCGAAGTTCCTGATGGAGCAGGTCTGCAAGTACTACCAGCGCCAGAACGAAGACATCGACGTCATCAACTTCCGCCTCTCCACGGTCATCGACGACGAGAAGCTGCCGCCTCTGCGCAAGGTCGGACCGCTGGGACAGTGGGCCGTGGGGAGCATCACCATCATGGCCCTCAGCGATGCCGTCCGTGCCTTCACCCTCGCGGTCGAGTCAGCCCACAAGCCGGGAGTGCGGGTCATGAACGCGACAGGCCCACTCTCCTGGGTAGCCGATCCGGTCGCCGACGTCCTGCGCAACTGGTGGGGTAACGACGTCGACCTATCCTACTTCGAGCAACCCGGACACGAGTTCGACGGCCTCTTCTGCACCGACAAGATCGAGCAGGAACTCGGATTCGTTGCCCAGGTGCTCCCGAAGCGCTAA
- a CDS encoding choice-of-anchor Q domain-containing protein has protein sequence MSSCGASAQAATYYVATSGADDHDGLSPQTPWQSLSRVNAATLKPGDRVLFRRGDHWRGTLLPVSGSEEGVVTYGAYGEGPKPAILGSVACNRPEDWTDLGNDIWSAGGKIQSTVAPPPGPAKMALGWGLHVEGGAEAKGTLIPGKTPTDPDVYQISCTKPGTAGNQIQLITAGIPLAQGKTYRLVARVRSSMPFALQMPRLMAAEFPWTGYSAGPSSAVFDVGPEPVTVVQYFQANTTSDNARLTFYLGATIPAGAVLELDSMAFEPCDANEMPSDGLFPVDVGNLIFGNDESCGVKRWKLADLRNPGDYWYSERERKLYLRSEQNPALKWRVLECALRRHTIEESGRSYVTYENLALKYAGAHGIGGGSTHHITVLDCDISFIGGGDQYGGGVRTVRFGNGIEFWGGAHDNLVERCRIWEVYDAALTNQNGGADVKEYNLIYRNNVIYNSEYSFEYWNRPETSETYNIQFVNNTCVNAGHGWGHTQRPDPSGRQLCFYASPAQIHDVVIKNNLFYESVTNSIYAPQWTREQIDALALDHNLWYQAAGTMMNLKDHPYTMAQFAQYQQEYKQDAHSIVADPLFVDMAAHDYRLQPGSPCIDAGTDLGCPTDITGAAVRAGRTPDLGAYEYVARP, from the coding sequence TTGTCCAGTTGCGGAGCCTCGGCACAAGCTGCAACCTACTATGTCGCCACGAGCGGGGCCGATGACCACGACGGCCTCAGTCCTCAGACACCCTGGCAGTCTCTATCACGCGTCAATGCCGCAACGCTCAAGCCGGGCGATCGCGTGTTGTTCCGCCGCGGAGACCATTGGCGTGGGACCCTTCTCCCCGTCAGCGGCAGCGAGGAAGGCGTTGTCACCTACGGCGCCTACGGCGAAGGCCCCAAACCCGCTATCCTTGGCTCTGTCGCCTGCAATCGCCCCGAGGACTGGACGGACCTGGGCAACGATATCTGGTCCGCAGGCGGCAAGATCCAGTCCACGGTAGCGCCACCTCCGGGACCGGCGAAGATGGCCTTGGGATGGGGGCTGCACGTCGAAGGTGGGGCAGAGGCGAAGGGGACGCTGATCCCCGGCAAGACCCCGACCGACCCGGACGTCTACCAGATCTCCTGCACCAAACCCGGCACGGCGGGGAATCAGATCCAGCTCATCACGGCTGGCATCCCCCTTGCCCAGGGCAAGACCTATCGACTGGTTGCACGAGTGCGCTCCTCCATGCCCTTCGCCTTGCAGATGCCGCGTCTCATGGCCGCCGAGTTCCCCTGGACCGGCTACTCCGCCGGCCCGAGCTCAGCGGTCTTCGACGTGGGCCCTGAGCCCGTCACCGTGGTCCAGTACTTCCAGGCCAACACCACCTCCGACAACGCCCGCCTGACCTTCTACCTCGGCGCCACGATCCCGGCCGGTGCCGTGCTCGAGCTGGACTCAATGGCCTTCGAGCCCTGTGACGCCAACGAGATGCCCTCGGACGGCCTCTTCCCGGTGGATGTGGGCAACCTCATCTTCGGCAACGACGAGAGCTGCGGCGTCAAGCGCTGGAAGCTCGCCGACCTGAGGAACCCCGGCGACTACTGGTACAGCGAGCGCGAGCGCAAGCTGTACCTGCGCTCCGAGCAGAACCCGGCGCTGAAGTGGCGTGTCCTCGAGTGTGCCCTCCGTCGGCACACGATCGAGGAGAGCGGCCGGTCCTACGTAACCTACGAGAACCTGGCTCTCAAGTACGCCGGTGCCCACGGGATCGGAGGCGGAAGCACCCACCACATCACGGTGCTCGACTGCGACATCTCCTTCATCGGCGGCGGAGACCAGTATGGGGGCGGGGTCCGCACCGTCCGTTTCGGCAATGGTATTGAGTTCTGGGGCGGCGCCCACGACAACCTCGTAGAGCGCTGCCGCATCTGGGAAGTCTACGACGCAGCGCTGACCAACCAGAACGGCGGCGCCGACGTCAAGGAGTACAACCTGATCTACCGCAACAATGTGATCTACAACTCCGAGTACTCCTTCGAGTACTGGAACCGCCCGGAGACCTCGGAGACGTACAATATCCAGTTCGTGAACAACACCTGCGTAAACGCCGGGCATGGCTGGGGCCATACGCAGCGTCCCGACCCGAGCGGCCGCCAGTTGTGCTTCTACGCCAGTCCGGCGCAGATCCACGACGTCGTCATCAAGAACAACCTCTTCTACGAGTCCGTCACGAACTCGATCTACGCGCCGCAGTGGACCCGCGAGCAGATCGACGCCCTGGCTCTCGACCACAACCTCTGGTATCAAGCCGCCGGCACGATGATGAACCTCAAGGACCATCCCTACACCATGGCCCAGTTCGCTCAGTACCAGCAGGAGTACAAACAGGACGCACACTCCATCGTGGCCGATCCGCTCTTCGTGGACATGGCCGCTCACGATTACCGGCTGCAGCCGGGCTCGCCCTGCATCGATGCCGGCACAGATCTGGGCTGCCCGACCGACATCACAGGCGCCGCGGTTCGGGCTGGCCGCACTCCAGATCTCGGCGCCTACGAGTACGTGGCACGTCCCTAA
- a CDS encoding response regulator transcription factor translates to MGGARAVVVSADSAVQQPAAAKLAEAGISVVSAVSGRECTEILERETADLVVLDLALPDYHGLDICRRIVNEAGCGVITVVGDSDIVEGIVSLELGADDFVGKPLDARLLAAKARALLRRLTPTPPTTAEEDLWSADGLELDLRRQLARVDGRTVSLGPIGSELLAVLMRDAGRVHSRTDLCMALWADATDAQHRLTMHINGLRRKLEDDPHHPTRIVTVRGIGYRLMDGERRTESRSIERERPQHLFRRQFAPTARRLVGHAG, encoded by the coding sequence ATGGGTGGGGCTAGGGCCGTGGTAGTAAGTGCCGACTCGGCAGTACAGCAGCCCGCGGCTGCCAAACTGGCGGAAGCGGGGATCTCCGTAGTTTCTGCAGTGAGCGGACGTGAGTGCACCGAAATCCTCGAGCGTGAGACCGCCGATCTCGTCGTCCTTGACCTGGCCTTGCCGGATTACCATGGTCTGGACATCTGCCGGAGGATCGTCAACGAGGCCGGATGCGGGGTCATCACCGTCGTGGGGGACTCGGACATTGTCGAGGGGATTGTCAGCCTGGAGTTGGGGGCCGACGATTTTGTCGGAAAGCCGCTCGACGCCCGACTGCTGGCCGCCAAGGCCAGGGCGTTGCTCAGGCGCCTCACACCTACTCCACCGACAACGGCTGAGGAAGACCTGTGGAGCGCAGACGGACTTGAGCTCGACCTGCGGCGACAGTTGGCGCGGGTCGACGGACGCACGGTCAGTCTGGGACCGATCGGGAGTGAGTTGCTGGCCGTCCTGATGCGCGATGCCGGGCGAGTGCACTCCCGCACCGACCTCTGTATGGCCCTTTGGGCCGACGCCACGGATGCGCAGCACCGCCTCACGATGCACATCAATGGCCTGCGCCGCAAGCTCGAGGACGACCCGCATCATCCCACGCGGATCGTGACTGTGCGGGGCATAGGCTACCGCCTGATGGACGGCGAACGGCGGACTGAGTCCCGGTCAATCGAGAGGGAGCGGCCGCAGCACCTCTTCCGCAGGCAGTTTGCGCCCACGGCGCGGAGGTTGGTCGGCCACGCAGGCTGA